The following are from one region of the uncultured Hyphomonas sp. genome:
- a CDS encoding polysaccharide biosynthesis protein yields MSDLSPDRFDQHVVARTRSFFEGDIAANEARIREAVTGKRVLIVGGGGSIGSATLRALIRFEPAAVHVIDHSENYLAELVRDLRSGMDLPASLDLRMWPIDFGAPVTERLINSEAPYDVVMNFAALKHVRSEKDIYSLLQMLDTNVVRQARFKSWIAARGGTARFFGVSTDKAANPTSLMGATKRLMEDVLFSASPTAGMNVSSARFANVLFSNGSLPQAWLRRIELGQPLAAPRGTRRYFVTRAEAGEICLLASLLGGQDEIIIPRLDPEKELRLLEAIAADVLKLTGFEAVPFEDEAEARHEVAALRKQGKWPLLLTPLDTSGEKPYEEFVGVDEVSHEIGMDSVLAIRHAKAKIGPDFIDRLGALVSDTSGKVQKADVVETIASVIQNFAHIETEKNLDQRM; encoded by the coding sequence ATGAGCGACCTCTCCCCCGACCGGTTCGACCAGCATGTCGTGGCGCGCACGCGCTCTTTCTTCGAGGGCGACATTGCAGCCAATGAAGCCCGTATCCGCGAGGCCGTCACCGGCAAGCGCGTCCTGATCGTCGGCGGGGGCGGCTCCATCGGGTCGGCCACACTGCGTGCACTGATCCGGTTCGAACCGGCCGCCGTCCACGTTATCGACCATTCGGAAAACTATCTTGCCGAACTGGTGCGCGACCTGCGGTCCGGCATGGACCTTCCGGCCAGTCTCGATCTCCGGATGTGGCCGATCGATTTTGGCGCTCCGGTCACGGAACGTCTGATCAATTCCGAAGCCCCCTACGATGTCGTGATGAATTTCGCCGCCCTGAAACATGTGCGTTCCGAGAAGGACATCTACTCCCTGCTCCAGATGCTGGACACCAATGTCGTGCGCCAGGCCCGTTTCAAGTCCTGGATCGCGGCGCGCGGCGGCACCGCGCGCTTCTTCGGTGTCTCCACCGACAAGGCCGCCAACCCGACCAGCCTGATGGGCGCGACCAAGCGCCTGATGGAAGACGTGCTGTTCAGCGCGAGCCCCACCGCCGGCATGAATGTGTCGTCGGCGCGGTTCGCCAATGTGCTCTTCTCCAATGGCAGCCTGCCGCAAGCCTGGCTGCGCCGGATCGAACTCGGCCAGCCGCTGGCGGCCCCGCGCGGCACGCGCCGCTATTTCGTCACCCGCGCCGAAGCCGGCGAGATCTGCCTTCTGGCGTCGCTGCTGGGCGGACAGGATGAAATCATCATCCCGCGCCTCGACCCGGAAAAAGAACTACGCCTTCTGGAAGCCATTGCGGCGGACGTGCTGAAGCTCACCGGCTTCGAAGCCGTTCCGTTCGAGGACGAGGCCGAGGCCCGCCATGAAGTGGCCGCGCTGCGCAAACAGGGCAAGTGGCCCCTGCTCCTCACCCCGCTCGATACAAGCGGCGAAAAGCCCTATGAAGAATTTGTCGGTGTGGACGAAGTCTCCCACGAGATCGGCATGGACAGCGTGCTGGCCATCCGCCACGCCAAGGCGAAGATTGGTCCGGATTTCATCGACCGGCTGGGCGCTCTGGTCAGCGATACATCCGGCAAGGTGCAAAAAGCGGATGTGGTGGAAACCATCGCTTCGGTGATCCAGAATTTTGCCCACATCGAAACAGAGAAAAATCTCGACCAGAGAATGTAG
- a CDS encoding NAD(P)-dependent oxidoreductase, producing MPEPALSSKQDLPGRIVVTGETGFIGRRLAARLEALGVEVAGFSRSTGGDLLTGDLPLEGAGHVFHLGGLSFVPDSWTDPANYHLVNTHGTVRVLDQCRRAGVPMTFISTFVYGAGAPVPVSEDFPPRPANPYAWSKLAAEDACRFFAANFGVDVTVLRLFNAYGPGQKSSFLIPTIARQAVAPSVKEIVVADLAPRRDFVHVDDVVEAIISTIGMSGGGTYNVGSGRSYSIGDVIAACLKAAGTDKPYSDRGERRENEVMDVIADISALTAATGWRPQIGFEQGMQSVIEAQATC from the coding sequence GTGCCCGAACCTGCCCTTTCTTCAAAACAGGATCTCCCCGGCCGCATCGTCGTGACCGGGGAAACCGGTTTTATCGGCCGCCGGCTCGCCGCGCGGCTGGAAGCACTGGGCGTGGAGGTTGCAGGCTTTTCCCGCTCCACCGGAGGAGACCTGCTGACTGGCGATCTGCCGCTGGAGGGCGCCGGACATGTTTTTCACCTTGGCGGGCTTTCCTTCGTACCGGACAGCTGGACCGATCCGGCGAACTACCACCTGGTGAACACGCACGGCACCGTACGTGTGCTGGACCAGTGCCGCCGCGCCGGTGTGCCAATGACCTTCATCAGCACATTCGTGTACGGCGCCGGCGCCCCGGTGCCCGTATCGGAAGATTTTCCACCCCGCCCGGCCAATCCCTATGCCTGGTCCAAACTCGCCGCTGAGGACGCCTGCCGCTTCTTCGCCGCCAATTTCGGCGTGGACGTCACCGTGCTACGTCTCTTCAATGCCTACGGTCCCGGCCAGAAGAGCTCCTTCCTGATACCAACGATTGCCAGACAGGCCGTTGCCCCGTCGGTGAAGGAAATCGTCGTGGCAGACCTCGCCCCGCGCCGGGATTTCGTCCATGTAGACGATGTGGTGGAGGCAATAATCAGTACGATCGGAATGTCAGGTGGTGGCACCTATAATGTCGGCTCCGGCCGATCCTATTCCATTGGCGACGTCATCGCCGCCTGCCTGAAGGCAGCTGGTACAGACAAACCCTATTCCGACCGCGGAGAGCGCCGCGAAAATGAAGTCATGGATGTCATTGCAGACATCTCCGCCCTGACTGCGGCCACAGGCTGGCGCCCGCAGATCGGATTTGAACAAGGCATGCAATCGGTGATCGAGGCACAAGCCACATGTTGA
- a CDS encoding glycosyltransferase family 2 protein: MLSIDIVCPVFREEAAIETFHKALIEATEPLYNEYKFRYIYVVDPSPPDRSDEILQGIAEKTDNVTVLVMSRRFGHQAALIAGIDETRGDAVIMLDSDMQHPPSLIPKLIEEWRGGSEIVQTLRHDDQKISFGKRVTSRMFYGVFERMTGIDLNAGSADFRLLSRKVADVFRTQFREHNPFFRGLVTWVGYRISYISFVPEKRFAGQSNYSLAALILFATNGIFSFSKLPLRVCIWLGLIFATFSALSGAYYLTVYLFFEDIVVPGWASLFALGAFGLSMNLFFLGVLGEYVGLIFDEVKNRPRYLVGDKFGANADADAGARKETVS; the protein is encoded by the coding sequence ATGTTGAGTATTGATATCGTCTGTCCGGTCTTCCGTGAGGAAGCGGCAATCGAAACCTTCCACAAGGCGCTGATCGAAGCGACCGAGCCGCTCTATAATGAGTACAAGTTTCGCTACATCTATGTCGTTGACCCCTCCCCGCCGGACCGCAGCGATGAAATCCTGCAGGGCATAGCCGAGAAAACCGACAATGTGACCGTTCTCGTCATGTCGCGCCGCTTCGGCCACCAGGCGGCGCTGATTGCCGGGATCGACGAGACGCGCGGCGACGCCGTCATCATGCTCGACAGCGACATGCAGCATCCACCTTCGCTGATCCCGAAACTGATCGAGGAATGGCGCGGCGGTTCCGAAATCGTCCAGACACTCCGCCATGACGACCAGAAGATTTCCTTCGGCAAGCGCGTCACCTCGCGCATGTTCTATGGCGTGTTCGAACGCATGACCGGGATCGACCTGAATGCGGGGTCGGCCGATTTCCGCCTTCTGTCGCGCAAAGTGGCTGATGTGTTCCGGACCCAGTTCCGCGAACACAATCCGTTCTTCCGCGGTCTTGTCACCTGGGTCGGCTATCGCATCTCTTACATTTCCTTCGTCCCGGAGAAGCGGTTTGCAGGCCAGTCGAACTATTCCCTCGCCGCGCTGATCCTGTTCGCGACGAATGGCATCTTTTCCTTCTCCAAACTGCCTCTGCGTGTCTGCATCTGGCTTGGCCTGATCTTCGCCACCTTCAGCGCCCTCTCCGGCGCTTACTACCTCACCGTCTACCTCTTCTTCGAAGACATCGTCGTACCCGGCTGGGCCTCCCTGTTCGCGCTCGGCGCCTTCGGCCTGTCTATGAACCTCTTCTTCCTCGGCGTGCTCGGCGAATATGTCGGCCTGATCTTCGACGAAGTGAAAAACCGTCCGCGTTACCTTGTTGGTGACAAATTCGGCGCCAATGCAGACGCGGACGCCGGAGCCCGCAAGGAGACCGTATCGTGA